One window of the Shewanella maritima genome contains the following:
- a CDS encoding TorD/DmsD family molecular chaperone translates to MNIPTEQLQELQAVARILHNVLIDYPSEQSVNYFVKHNLAQQWPNFHDEHTANTADCDQGKLLLQKYLTNWHADKITDLKLDYGQLYFGPGEPKAMPWGSVYLGEQGILNDDSTIALMDFYKQQGVSFELKHQQPVDHIALFYAVIDQLIEMMLTAVADNEDSNDTQRTLCILLQQHLLTWSGRCHELAQQHAQTDFFRAIAMLAADFEQALANTLKVIPVTQRLFR, encoded by the coding sequence GTGAATATACCAACAGAACAACTTCAAGAGCTTCAAGCGGTAGCGCGTATTCTGCACAATGTATTAATTGATTACCCAAGTGAACAGTCAGTTAACTATTTTGTTAAGCACAACCTTGCCCAGCAATGGCCAAATTTTCACGATGAACACACCGCGAATACCGCTGATTGCGATCAAGGTAAGTTACTGCTGCAAAAGTACCTTACCAATTGGCACGCAGACAAAATTACCGACCTTAAACTCGACTACGGTCAACTGTATTTTGGTCCAGGTGAGCCTAAAGCTATGCCATGGGGTTCAGTGTATTTAGGTGAACAAGGGATTTTAAATGATGACTCCACCATAGCGCTGATGGATTTTTACAAGCAGCAAGGGGTGAGTTTCGAGTTAAAGCACCAGCAACCTGTTGATCATATCGCCCTGTTCTATGCAGTCATTGACCAGTTAATTGAAATGATGCTCACGGCAGTTGCTGACAACGAAGACAGTAATGACACCCAGCGCACCTTGTGCATTTTACTTCAACAACATCTGCTTACCTGGTCGGGTCGTTGCCACGAGCTTGCGCAGCAACATGCGCAAACCGACTTTTTCCGCGCTATTGCCATGTTAGCGGCCGACTTTGAACAAGCACTTGCTAATACTTTGAAGGTGATACCTGTCACTCAGCGCTTATTTCGCTAA
- a CDS encoding DMSO/selenate family reductase complex B subunit: MTTNVQYGFYIDTTKCTGCKACQVACKDRKDIPVGINWRRVYEYAGGDWVTNANGTYNQNVFAYYTSLGCNHCNEPVCVKACPTGAMHKRREDGLVHVASDLCIGCSSCARACPYDAPQLDTERKVMTKCDGCFERLAEGKNPSCVDSCPLRAIDFDTMDNLKQKYGNGDGHIAPLPPESITSPNLIIKANVNGHRDGDIVNYSEV; the protein is encoded by the coding sequence ATGACTACTAACGTTCAATATGGCTTTTATATCGACACAACTAAGTGCACAGGTTGTAAAGCTTGCCAGGTGGCGTGTAAAGACCGCAAAGACATTCCTGTCGGTATTAACTGGCGCCGAGTTTATGAATACGCGGGCGGGGATTGGGTAACCAATGCAAATGGCACCTATAACCAAAACGTGTTTGCTTACTACACGTCTCTAGGTTGTAACCACTGCAATGAGCCAGTTTGTGTCAAAGCTTGCCCAACCGGCGCTATGCACAAACGCCGTGAAGATGGCTTAGTACATGTAGCAAGCGACCTATGTATTGGTTGTAGTAGCTGCGCCCGAGCCTGTCCTTACGATGCGCCACAACTTGATACTGAGCGCAAGGTAATGACCAAGTGTGATGGCTGCTTCGAGCGCCTCGCTGAAGGTAAGAACCCAAGCTGTGTTGACTCTTGTCCGCTACGTGCCATCGACTTTGACACTATGGACAATCTAAAACAGAAATACGGTAATGGTGACGGTCATATCGCGCCACTACCACCAGAAAGTATCACCTCACCTAACCTGATCATTAAAGCCAATGTGAATGGTCACCGTGACGGCGATATAGTTAACTACTCAGAGGTATAA
- a CDS encoding sensor histidine kinase: protein MSNLRYAKALKNQVILLNLKPESTSLTTQLLPLRVMFWLLKIGLVHFAADLFGLSAPPKDIYLLFAAEAFYLAASFILRSYQHKHWVFISLVIDSIFWLIWLHLTGGATNAFVSLMLLPIAIAAVTQPAWAPWSLTLLTTLGYSLMIYAIPEHHMNHHGMDMRSHYVGMWFNYLISALVLTMFVGFIAHKIRQKDAELSYMRESQLRQEKLLALGTSSAQMAHQLATPLASLQLLVDDLNEGEQPEIIAPEMQQALSRCQHTLDNLRHATNAIREQKQIVMPVTELVGSIKSQVLLLMPELNLETHISEAAQTSMITTDVSLIPALLSLIENGARASAENGLGHKVSFDIDQESEQLFISVTDYGKGIDKSLIKQLGHRIIEAPKGMGIALLLSHASFERLGGQLIMSSLQQGGVEARVTLPVYEK, encoded by the coding sequence TTGAGTAATTTAAGATATGCTAAAGCTCTTAAAAACCAAGTCATTTTGCTAAATCTAAAACCAGAGTCCACCAGCTTAACCACTCAGCTTTTACCCTTGCGTGTCATGTTCTGGCTACTAAAAATAGGCCTAGTACATTTTGCTGCAGACTTGTTTGGTTTATCTGCACCGCCCAAAGACATTTACCTGCTATTTGCTGCAGAAGCATTCTACCTTGCCGCCAGCTTTATCTTGCGTAGCTATCAACACAAACATTGGGTTTTCATTTCTTTAGTCATCGATAGCATATTTTGGCTGATTTGGCTGCATCTCACAGGCGGCGCAACTAACGCCTTTGTCTCACTAATGCTGCTACCCATTGCCATTGCTGCAGTCACTCAGCCAGCATGGGCGCCCTGGTCGCTGACCTTACTCACCACATTGGGCTATAGCTTGATGATCTACGCTATTCCCGAGCATCATATGAACCATCATGGCATGGACATGCGCTCACACTACGTTGGTATGTGGTTTAACTACCTTATTTCAGCGCTGGTACTCACCATGTTTGTGGGCTTTATTGCCCATAAAATTCGCCAAAAAGATGCAGAGCTAAGCTACATGCGTGAATCACAGTTGCGTCAGGAAAAACTATTAGCTTTAGGCACATCCTCGGCACAAATGGCGCATCAACTCGCTACACCACTTGCCTCATTGCAATTACTCGTCGATGACCTTAATGAAGGCGAGCAACCAGAAATAATCGCCCCTGAAATGCAGCAGGCACTCAGCCGTTGTCAGCACACTTTGGATAACTTACGCCATGCCACCAACGCCATTCGCGAACAAAAACAAATAGTGATGCCAGTCACCGAGCTTGTAGGGTCAATCAAAAGCCAGGTGTTGCTGTTAATGCCTGAGTTAAACCTGGAAACTCACATCAGCGAAGCTGCGCAAACCAGTATGATAACGACCGATGTCAGTCTGATACCTGCGCTACTATCACTAATTGAAAACGGCGCTAGAGCCAGTGCCGAAAATGGCCTTGGTCATAAAGTAAGCTTTGATATTGACCAGGAAAGTGAGCAACTGTTTATCTCGGTGACAGACTATGGCAAAGGCATTGATAAAAGCTTAATCAAACAGCTCGGGCACAGAATAATTGAAGCGCCCAAAGGTATGGGCATTGCCCTGTTATTATCCCATGCTAGTTTTGAGCGCCTTGGTGGGCAGCTCATTATGAGCAGTCTTCAACAAGGCGGCGTTGAAGCTAGAGTGACATTACCCGTGTATGAAAAATAA
- a CDS encoding TorD/DmsD family molecular chaperone, protein MSNQQTLLELQAISRLLHNLLIDYPTQESIEYLIEHQIAQQWPDLTSNQHNKTGKLLLEAYLASWTPEQLNQTKLDYGQLYFGPGEPKAMPWGSVYLGEQGILNDDSTIKLMDFYKQQGVSFELKHQQPVDHIALFYAVIDQLLEVLLTPQTQSGSENDSENDSHAAERTLCILLQQHLLTWSGRCHELAQQHAQTDFYRAIAMLATDFEQVLASALNVVPVSQRLFR, encoded by the coding sequence ATGAGCAACCAACAAACCTTACTCGAACTCCAAGCAATCTCCCGTTTACTGCATAACCTGCTAATCGACTACCCAACTCAAGAAAGTATTGAGTATTTAATCGAACATCAAATCGCCCAGCAATGGCCTGATTTAACGAGCAACCAGCACAACAAAACCGGAAAACTATTGCTAGAAGCATACTTGGCAAGTTGGACGCCTGAGCAACTTAACCAAACTAAGCTCGACTATGGTCAGTTGTATTTTGGGCCTGGTGAACCTAAAGCCATGCCATGGGGCTCAGTGTATTTAGGTGAGCAAGGTATTTTAAACGACGACTCCACCATTAAGCTGATGGATTTTTACAAGCAGCAAGGCGTGAGTTTCGAGTTGAAGCACCAGCAACCTGTTGATCATATCGCATTATTCTATGCCGTGATTGATCAACTACTTGAGGTGTTATTGACGCCACAGACACAAAGCGGCAGTGAAAATGACAGCGAAAACGACAGTCATGCAGCTGAGCGCACCTTGTGCATTTTACTGCAACAGCATCTGCTTACCTGGTCGGGTCGTTGCCACGAGCTTGCCCAGCAACATGCGCAAACCGACTTTTATCGCGCCATCGCTATGTTAGCTACAGACTTTGAACAAGTGCTAGCAAGCGCCCTAAACGTGGTGCCTGTTAGCCAACGTCTATTTCGCTAA
- the greB gene encoding transcription elongation factor GreB, translated as MRTQIVTREGFNKLKQELDFLWREERPEITKKVAWAASLGDRSENADYQYNKKRLREIDRRVRYLRKTIENTKVVDYAPEQDGSVFFGAWVEIENDDGETLTFRIVGYDEIFGRKDYISIDSPMARALLKKQVDDEAVVKTPDGEKVWYINKIWY; from the coding sequence ATGCGAACTCAAATTGTCACCCGAGAAGGGTTTAACAAACTAAAACAAGAACTGGATTTTTTGTGGCGTGAAGAGCGCCCAGAAATCACCAAGAAGGTCGCGTGGGCAGCAAGCCTTGGTGATCGCAGTGAAAACGCTGACTACCAATATAATAAAAAGCGCCTGCGTGAGATTGACCGTAGGGTGCGCTACTTAAGAAAAACCATTGAAAATACCAAGGTAGTTGATTACGCACCTGAGCAAGATGGCAGTGTGTTTTTTGGTGCCTGGGTTGAGATTGAAAATGACGATGGTGAAACCTTAACTTTTCGCATTGTCGGTTACGACGAGATTTTTGGTCGTAAAGATTACATCTCTATCGATTCACCAATGGCTAGAGCGCTACTAAAAAAGCAGGTTGATGATGAGGCGGTAGTGAAAACACCAGATGGTGAAAAGGTGTGGTACATCAATAAGATTTGGTACTAG
- a CDS encoding 4Fe-4S dicluster domain-containing protein: MLSDSTQHGFYFDTRKCIGCKKCHRVCKAKFDSEHSVNPRRVYKSDGDVIYKNRHQQVHCNVPTFFMSLACNHCSEPVCVLACPSGAMHKRSEDGLVHVIQDMCTGCGACARACPYDAPQLDPVKKVIVKCDGCFEQVQHGDRPLCVAACPKQALDFGTIEQLKLKHGQKAHISSIPSSQITSPNTLLGGLEPRRSANRRKGNMGKKYPASDYAKGLLTSPK; the protein is encoded by the coding sequence ATGTTATCCGACAGCACTCAACATGGTTTTTATTTCGATACCCGCAAATGTATCGGCTGTAAAAAGTGCCACCGTGTGTGTAAGGCCAAATTTGATAGTGAACACAGCGTTAACCCAAGACGCGTCTACAAAAGCGACGGTGATGTCATTTACAAAAACCGTCATCAGCAAGTGCATTGCAATGTACCCACCTTCTTTATGTCGTTAGCGTGTAACCATTGCAGTGAGCCAGTTTGCGTGTTGGCGTGCCCAAGTGGCGCAATGCACAAGCGCAGTGAAGACGGACTAGTGCACGTCATTCAAGACATGTGTACCGGCTGCGGAGCCTGCGCCCGTGCTTGCCCCTATGATGCGCCGCAGCTCGACCCAGTAAAAAAGGTCATCGTAAAATGTGATGGCTGTTTTGAGCAGGTACAGCATGGCGACCGCCCATTATGTGTCGCCGCCTGTCCTAAGCAAGCGCTCGACTTTGGCACCATAGAACAGCTCAAACTAAAGCATGGTCAAAAGGCCCATATATCGTCAATTCCGTCATCGCAAATTACCTCACCTAACACCTTATTGGGCGGTCTAGAGCCAAGGCGTAGCGCTAATCGTCGCAAAGGTAATATGGGCAAGAAGTACCCTGCTAGTGACTATGCCAAAGGGTTACTAACGAGCCCTAAATAG
- a CDS encoding DMSO/selenate family reductase complex A subunit, producing MERRSFLKASAALSCAATVVGCKTSSDEANVNPPEPPVADEVINWSACLVNCGSNCPIKVFSRDGVITRIETDHETTDEYGVNHQIRACARGRSLKQRTYAPDRLTTPMKRVGKRGEGKFVPITWDQAYSEIAAKLQSVAQEYGNESIYFNYGTGAYYGFASNTATWGRLLNLNGGFLNHHWDYSWAQVYSACMATYGDQWDSIGGSSLSEIENSDLFVGFGYNPNEIRQSGSGEGYDFIKALEANTNNIEVYMIDPKYTDSMRGNENKWLAIRPGTDAAIIEAIIYQMINSGWVDTNAKSFLDKYCVGYDQASLEATKADLEAKGDRHAAHIDVTDNYHDYILGLGKYQTQGARTPEWAESICGITADDIRELADKIMAAKAPYIIVGGGVSRHSNGDQNTRAAYMLAIMTGKIGTAGVNTGAMNSSYSFPISGMSAGSNPVDVTIPVFSWSDAIVRGEEFTGTTDGVRFATSGTNELADNNEAKLNSNIKVIINASGNALINQHSDSNGTAAILQDDTMCEMIIVTDCWMTPSAKFADILLPDTTWLESEDVANDSYASGQMAYATMMSTSLTPVGDSKSMYDICAGIAEKMGKGGEYTEGRTGREWCEKIYDETKAANSDISMPATYSEAQEVGVFRKYAPTSNVALQGFVADPVANPRPTVTGKIEIYSLSNAYKAGTWTIKEGETISPLPKYVVTAEGFEDNESAKSYPLQLCGFHTKGRTHSSYHNVPWLREAVEDAVWMNPVDANARGLNQGELIHLYNDRGTVELPVRITSRVTPGVAMLGQGGWYTPDPDGRVGPSGHVIDIGGCINTLTKYAPTPVVKGNPQHTNRAQVAKA from the coding sequence ATGGAACGCAGAAGTTTTTTAAAAGCCAGTGCTGCACTAAGCTGTGCTGCTACTGTGGTCGGATGTAAAACGAGCTCTGATGAAGCTAATGTTAATCCACCAGAGCCGCCAGTTGCAGATGAAGTCATCAACTGGTCTGCATGTCTAGTTAACTGTGGCTCAAACTGCCCAATTAAAGTGTTTAGCCGTGATGGGGTGATCACACGTATTGAGACAGATCACGAGACCACCGACGAGTATGGTGTCAACCATCAAATCCGTGCTTGTGCTCGTGGCCGTTCACTTAAACAACGCACTTATGCACCAGATCGCTTAACCACACCGATGAAACGCGTGGGTAAACGTGGCGAAGGCAAATTTGTGCCTATTACGTGGGACCAAGCTTACTCAGAAATTGCAGCTAAACTTCAGTCTGTTGCGCAAGAGTACGGTAATGAGTCTATCTACTTTAACTATGGTACTGGCGCATACTACGGCTTTGCGTCAAACACAGCGACTTGGGGTCGCCTGCTAAACCTTAATGGTGGCTTCTTAAATCACCACTGGGATTACTCTTGGGCACAGGTATATTCAGCCTGTATGGCGACCTATGGCGATCAGTGGGACTCAATCGGTGGTTCTAGCCTGTCTGAAATCGAAAACAGCGACCTCTTCGTTGGTTTTGGCTACAACCCAAATGAAATTCGCCAATCTGGTTCGGGCGAAGGCTACGATTTCATCAAAGCACTTGAAGCCAACACCAATAACATTGAAGTGTACATGATTGACCCTAAGTACACTGACTCTATGCGCGGTAATGAAAACAAATGGCTTGCTATTCGTCCTGGTACAGATGCGGCAATTATTGAAGCCATTATTTATCAAATGATCAATTCAGGCTGGGTTGATACCAATGCTAAGTCGTTCCTTGATAAATACTGTGTCGGTTATGACCAAGCATCTCTTGAAGCAACCAAAGCCGACTTAGAAGCAAAAGGCGACCGTCATGCTGCCCATATCGACGTAACTGATAACTACCACGACTACATCCTAGGTTTAGGTAAATACCAAACTCAAGGTGCACGCACACCAGAGTGGGCAGAGTCAATCTGTGGTATTACCGCAGACGATATTCGCGAACTTGCTGATAAAATCATGGCAGCGAAGGCACCTTACATTATCGTAGGTGGCGGTGTAAGTCGTCACTCCAACGGTGACCAAAACACTCGCGCCGCGTACATGCTAGCAATCATGACAGGCAAAATTGGTACCGCAGGAGTGAATACTGGCGCCATGAATAGCAGCTACTCATTCCCAATTAGTGGTATGTCAGCCGGTAGTAACCCAGTTGATGTAACGATTCCTGTTTTCTCTTGGAGTGACGCGATTGTGCGCGGCGAAGAGTTTACAGGCACGACTGACGGTGTGCGCTTTGCAACCAGTGGCACTAATGAGTTAGCCGACAACAACGAAGCCAAGCTAAATAGCAATATCAAAGTTATTATCAACGCATCTGGTAATGCGCTTATTAACCAGCACTCAGACAGCAACGGCACTGCTGCCATCTTACAAGATGACACTATGTGCGAAATGATCATTGTTACTGACTGCTGGATGACACCATCAGCAAAATTTGCAGATATCTTACTGCCTGACACCACTTGGCTGGAGTCAGAGGACGTCGCTAACGACAGCTATGCATCAGGCCAAATGGCATATGCCACGATGATGAGTACCTCGCTAACGCCAGTGGGTGATTCTAAGTCAATGTACGACATCTGCGCCGGCATTGCTGAGAAGATGGGTAAAGGTGGTGAATATACTGAAGGTCGCACAGGGCGTGAATGGTGTGAGAAAATCTATGATGAAACCAAAGCGGCGAACTCTGATATCTCAATGCCTGCAACCTACAGCGAAGCGCAAGAGGTCGGTGTCTTTAGAAAGTATGCACCAACGTCAAATGTTGCGCTGCAAGGCTTTGTTGCTGACCCAGTAGCAAATCCTCGTCCGACCGTCACAGGTAAAATCGAGATCTACTCACTGTCTAATGCCTACAAAGCGGGTACCTGGACAATCAAAGAGGGGGAAACGATTTCGCCACTACCTAAATACGTTGTCACTGCTGAAGGTTTTGAAGACAACGAAAGCGCTAAATCTTACCCGCTGCAACTATGTGGCTTCCATACTAAAGGTCGCACTCACTCAAGCTATCACAATGTGCCTTGGTTACGTGAAGCCGTTGAAGATGCAGTTTGGATGAACCCGGTTGATGCTAATGCTCGCGGGCTAAATCAAGGCGAGCTAATCCACCTGTACAACGATCGCGGCACAGTGGAACTTCCAGTGCGCATCACATCACGTGTAACACCAGGCGTTGCCATGTTAGGGCAAGGTGGCTGGTACACTCCAGACCCTGATGGCCGAGTAGGTCCATCAGGCCATGTGATAGACATTGGTGGCTGTATTAACACCTTGACCAAATACGCCCCAACCCCTGTTGTTAAAGGTAACCCTCAACACACCAACCGCGCACAGGTTGCGAAAGCTTAA
- a CDS encoding helix-turn-helix transcriptional regulator: protein MRTNLDWRLQEDENQLRFIVNPAYGSVYEELVLYHFFAALLARIDVSYDEVEIKFAKDIASYSQYNLLPYCNFDNGRFELVVAKESAGKMINPLFLNRIMSDYDLIIAACNMIPVSELNVTSLSFILSMSKRTLTKYCEEMGISLKTLINHVKYKRARRLLVINDGNVKATACDCGYTDQGRISKIFSQISGQSPSEYYKEQQ from the coding sequence GTGAGAACTAACCTAGATTGGCGTCTGCAAGAAGATGAAAATCAGCTTAGGTTTATTGTTAATCCTGCATATGGATCGGTTTACGAAGAGTTGGTTTTGTATCATTTCTTTGCTGCTTTGCTAGCTAGGATTGATGTTAGTTATGATGAAGTAGAAATAAAGTTTGCTAAGGATATAGCTAGTTACAGTCAGTATAATTTGTTGCCTTATTGTAATTTTGATAATGGCAGGTTTGAGTTGGTTGTGGCTAAAGAGTCTGCAGGTAAAATGATTAATCCATTATTTTTAAATAGAATTATGTCGGATTATGACTTAATTATTGCCGCGTGTAATATGATTCCTGTATCTGAATTAAATGTGACTTCTTTATCTTTTATTTTAAGTATGTCAAAGCGAACATTGACAAAATATTGTGAAGAGATGGGTATTTCTCTGAAAACGCTGATTAATCATGTTAAGTATAAGCGGGCGAGAAGGTTGTTAGTGATCAATGACGGCAATGTTAAAGCCACTGCTTGTGATTGTGGATATACCGACCAAGGCAGAATAAGTAAAATATTTAGCCAGATATCAGGCCAATCGCCAAGTGAATATTATAAAGAACAGCAATAA
- a CDS encoding response regulator transcription factor: MKNKILIIEDDQSLANILSRRLARHEFESHPCTDASQGLLLARQLKPSHILLDMKLAEHNGLNLITPLRNLLPNSVIVLLTGYASIATAVEAIRLGADNYLAKPVDTQTLLTALTEKSPSQLGSQANQATICEPDEQPLTTKRLEWEHIQQVLNANDGNVSATARQLGMHRRTLQRKLAKKPCAESRSAIA, translated from the coding sequence ATGAAAAATAAAATCCTAATCATTGAAGATGACCAATCACTGGCGAATATTTTGAGTCGCCGCCTAGCCCGACATGAGTTCGAAAGCCATCCGTGCACAGATGCAAGTCAAGGTTTACTGCTGGCGCGTCAGCTCAAACCTAGCCATATTCTGCTAGATATGAAACTTGCTGAGCACAATGGCCTAAACCTGATCACGCCACTTCGGAATTTGCTACCCAACAGCGTGATAGTGCTATTAACCGGTTACGCCAGCATAGCAACGGCAGTAGAAGCGATTCGCCTCGGCGCCGATAACTATCTAGCCAAGCCAGTAGACACCCAAACCTTATTAACTGCCTTGACTGAAAAATCGCCATCACAACTTGGTAGTCAAGCCAATCAAGCAACAATATGCGAACCCGATGAGCAACCTCTAACCACGAAGCGTTTAGAGTGGGAGCATATTCAGCAGGTTCTCAACGCTAATGATGGCAATGTGTCTGCTACCGCAAGACAGCTCGGCATGCACAGGCGAACCTTGCAACGCAAGCTAGCAAAAAAGCCCTGCGCAGAAAGTCGCAGCGCTATAGCTTAA
- a CDS encoding MtrB/PioB family decaheme-associated outer membrane protein, with amino-acid sequence MSFKLNMITLAMTFAATPAMAANFAVGNANTDAVNFGKYECKRCTQAQGYTGEVSVHAGYNNVDDIHAGNALGTAEDGAIGAVSGDVRYQNDEGYQAKLQAHQLGMDNGFARFSAGKSGVYSVNLDYDSIKTYQAGNVESPFWHNNGMLTPSDTMRVFDLAKQREKIGLGVELKQDLFDAYIGYSQEDKTGHQSSSLVAPNPINFGLPIDARTKQLDAGINVSGDNWLTELAYQGSYYENKMNHISLPHLYDVQAATPDNQAHQVSLSGQYQLNRTVMSGRVATGRMIQDEDLVNVSGSPLQSWDGQVDTLDGRFAISSMLTNRLRLGASFAYSDRDNQSSTAEFTQYNYNSVTGTFRQNKPQDITRHTYKLNASYRIASGYRLQAGYDRKEVERTFSDREQTHDDSLWMKLNVRAFDKFNVSIKGEHANRSGSEYEASKDTSSENNALLRKYYLADRKRNAVELTINHTPNNWISVDLTTRYANDDYHNTQIGLTEAQDYGYDLNVNLQFSKNLSGYGFGGQQWINSNQAGSQSYGSADWQADVEDQFINLGAGLNYAGLMQDKLSLGLDYNFSNSISDTYPIGSDTGVLYGDYYSYRHSASAYANYAIDEQMALKLTYRYERYFDTDAATVGVNDIPGMITLGDINHNYNAHQVMLSFTYKLH; translated from the coding sequence ATGTCATTTAAATTAAACATGATTACCTTAGCCATGACCTTTGCAGCCACCCCTGCAATGGCCGCTAACTTTGCGGTGGGTAATGCCAATACTGACGCGGTGAACTTTGGCAAATATGAGTGTAAGCGTTGCACTCAGGCCCAAGGTTACACAGGTGAAGTGAGTGTGCACGCAGGTTACAACAATGTGGATGATATCCATGCGGGTAATGCCCTCGGCACAGCAGAAGATGGCGCCATTGGCGCAGTTAGCGGTGATGTGCGTTACCAAAACGATGAAGGCTACCAAGCTAAGCTGCAAGCCCATCAGTTAGGTATGGATAACGGCTTTGCCCGCTTTAGCGCCGGTAAGTCGGGTGTGTACAGCGTCAATCTTGACTACGACAGCATCAAAACCTATCAAGCTGGTAATGTTGAAAGCCCATTTTGGCACAACAACGGTATGCTGACGCCATCAGATACGATGCGTGTCTTTGACCTCGCCAAACAGCGCGAGAAAATCGGCCTAGGTGTAGAGTTAAAACAAGACCTGTTTGATGCCTATATCGGTTACAGCCAGGAAGATAAAACCGGTCACCAATCAAGCTCACTGGTTGCCCCTAACCCAATCAACTTTGGCTTGCCGATTGATGCGCGCACTAAGCAATTAGATGCTGGCATTAACGTCTCGGGCGATAACTGGTTAACGGAGCTGGCTTATCAAGGCAGCTACTATGAGAACAAAATGAACCACATCAGCTTGCCACACCTTTACGATGTGCAAGCCGCAACCCCTGACAATCAAGCCCATCAGGTGTCACTGTCGGGTCAGTACCAGCTTAACCGCACCGTCATGAGTGGCCGTGTCGCCACGGGGCGCATGATTCAAGATGAAGACTTAGTGAATGTCTCTGGTAGCCCACTACAAAGCTGGGATGGCCAGGTTGATACCCTTGATGGCCGCTTTGCTATCAGCTCGATGCTCACTAATCGTCTGCGCCTTGGGGCAAGCTTTGCCTACAGCGACCGTGACAACCAAAGCTCAACCGCTGAGTTTACCCAGTACAACTACAACAGTGTGACGGGCACCTTTAGGCAGAATAAGCCACAAGACATTACCCGTCATACCTACAAGTTAAACGCTAGCTACCGCATTGCTAGCGGCTACCGTTTGCAAGCCGGTTACGACCGTAAAGAAGTCGAGCGCACCTTTAGCGACCGTGAGCAAACCCATGACGACAGTCTATGGATGAAGCTGAACGTTCGTGCCTTTGACAAGTTCAATGTCAGCATCAAAGGTGAGCACGCTAACCGCAGCGGCAGTGAGTATGAGGCAAGCAAAGACACCTCATCTGAAAATAATGCCCTGCTACGCAAATACTACCTTGCTGACCGCAAACGCAATGCAGTCGAGTTAACCATTAATCACACGCCTAACAACTGGATAAGTGTCGACTTAACCACCCGTTATGCCAATGACGATTACCACAACACCCAAATCGGCTTAACTGAAGCGCAAGACTATGGCTATGACCTCAACGTCAATCTGCAATTCAGTAAGAACCTAAGCGGTTACGGTTTTGGTGGCCAGCAGTGGATTAACTCAAACCAGGCCGGTAGCCAAAGCTATGGCAGTGCCGACTGGCAAGCAGATGTAGAAGACCAATTTATCAACCTGGGTGCTGGACTTAACTATGCCGGCCTTATGCAGGACAAGCTCAGCCTAGGGCTTGATTACAACTTCAGTAACTCAATTAGCGATACCTACCCTATTGGCAGCGACACAGGCGTGCTTTATGGCGATTACTACTCATATCGTCATAGTGCCAGTGCTTATGCCAACTATGCCATTGATGAGCAAATGGCGTTGAAACTCACTTACCGCTATGAACGCTATTTCGATACCGATGCAGCAACCGTAGGGGTTAATGACATCCCAGGGATGATCACCTTGGGCGATATCAACCATAACTACAACGCGCACCAAGTGATGCTGTCGTTTACCTACAAGTTGCACTAA